TTTGTATTGCTCAACCAATACCACCTCGTTGTTTTTGGTGATGGCCAGCACCTGTACTACATCGCCAAGGGGAGAAAAATAGTAATCGTCAACAATACTGCCGTTGGCTAATTCAACGGTATGTTTTAATATCGGGAACCACGGGCTTGGCGATACATCTTCCTCGCCCAGCAGTTTCCAGGGTTTTATTTCTTTGTCGGTCATTTTTAGTATTCAGGCTGAATTTGGCCCTAAAAATATTAATTACCGCCGAACAAAGCGCCATTTATCATCATATCATCAAATAGCTTAGGGAGATGTTACAGATAAGCGCACCTTAAAAGAAAAAACTATCTTTGCGGCATGGCAGAAACGTTTGATGATTTTAAGTTTAACCGGCAGATATTAAATGCCATTACCGATGCCGGTTATGAGCAGCCAACGCCCATACAGCAAAAGGCTATACCGCCAATCAGCAACGGGCAGGATGTGATGGGTATTGCCCAAACCGGAACGGGTAAAACGGCGGCCTATGTGCTGCCCATCATCATGAAGCTGAAATATGCGCAGGGCGAAAACCCGCGTGCCTTGATTATAGCGCCAACCCGCGAGTTAGCTTTACAAATAGAAGAGAATGTGCGCACGTTCGCCACTTATACCGATCTGCGGGTAGTGGTATTGTACGGCGGTATCGGCCCCAAAACACAGATAGAAAATATAAACAAAGGCGTTGATATTATTGTAGCCACTCCCGGCCGTTTTATGGATGTTTACCTGGCCGGACATATTGTTACCAAGGGTTTACAGATTTTAGTGTTGGATGAAGCTGATAAAATGATGGACATGGGCTTTATGCCGCAGCTTAACCGCATTTTAGAGGTGGTGCCGCGCAAACGGCAAAACCTGCTGTTCTCGGCCACCATGTCTGACAAGGTGCACCAACTATCCGCCAATTTCCTGGAACACCCAACCGTGGTTGAAGTTACGCCGCAGGCCACCCCGGCGGCTACGGTAAACCAAAAGCTGTATTACGTGCCGAATATCAAAACCAAAATCAACCTGCTTAAAAAGTTGCTTGAAGAGGATGGTGATATACGCAAATTGATCATCTTCTGTAAAACACGTACTTCGGCCGAAGGGGTATTTCGCTTTTTATCACGCAAGTATAAAGAGGACGAGGTAAGGGTGCTGCATGCCAATAAAGGACAAAACACCCGCATCAACTCCATTAATGCTTTCCGTGCCGATGAGGTGAAGATACTGGTAGCTACCGATGTGGCAGCCCGCGGTATTGATGTGAATGATGTAAGTCACGTAATTAATTTTGATGTGCCGATAGTGATCGAAGATTATGTGCACCGCATAGGCCGTACCGGCAGGGCCTATCAGTCTGGCGAGGCTATTACCTTTTGTAACCCGGCTGAGGAGTATTACATCCGCAAGGCGGAGAAACTCATCAGGCAGCAGATACCGGTGCAGACTATTCCGGCTGATGTTTTTGTAGAAGAAACACCGTATGAGGAACGGCAGGATCAGGCCAAAGAGATAGATATGCAGAAGCGCCGTGAAAATCCCGATTTTAAAGGGGCTTTCCACGAGAAGAAAACGCTGAATCAAAAAAAGAAATTCGAGGCCGAAAAAGCGAAGCGCAATCCTCGCGTAGCAAAAAAGCTGAGCACCAAACGATCATCAAAAAGAAAATAAACACTGATGAAATTCAGGATAACACCTTTAAACATCGCCTCGGCGTTTTTAATTGTGCTTGCCGGCTATATATGGATATACGGGGCAAGCATAACCGGCAGCCAGTACGAAAGCTGGAGCGGTACTATTGTATGGATATTTTTGCTGTTCGCCTTCGTGGTGGCTTTTCTGGATATCACCTTCCGTAATTTTTTTAAGGAAACCCGCACTTTATGGATTATTGAACTGAGCTTTATAGCCTTGGTTATTATACTATTACTACTTGTTAAATAAATTATAAAAATGAAAAAAGCCGAAATAAAA
This genomic interval from Mucilaginibacter defluvii contains the following:
- a CDS encoding DEAD/DEAH box helicase, whose product is MAETFDDFKFNRQILNAITDAGYEQPTPIQQKAIPPISNGQDVMGIAQTGTGKTAAYVLPIIMKLKYAQGENPRALIIAPTRELALQIEENVRTFATYTDLRVVVLYGGIGPKTQIENINKGVDIIVATPGRFMDVYLAGHIVTKGLQILVLDEADKMMDMGFMPQLNRILEVVPRKRQNLLFSATMSDKVHQLSANFLEHPTVVEVTPQATPAATVNQKLYYVPNIKTKINLLKKLLEEDGDIRKLIIFCKTRTSAEGVFRFLSRKYKEDEVRVLHANKGQNTRINSINAFRADEVKILVATDVAARGIDVNDVSHVINFDVPIVIEDYVHRIGRTGRAYQSGEAITFCNPAEEYYIRKAEKLIRQQIPVQTIPADVFVEETPYEERQDQAKEIDMQKRRENPDFKGAFHEKKTLNQKKKFEAEKAKRNPRVAKKLSTKRSSKRK